The Halomicronema hongdechloris C2206 genome includes a window with the following:
- a CDS encoding glycosyltransferase, with product MTPSVYFYLPQRFWPDALPQQAGEAWPGYVVGMYAWTIQTYLWLRERLACELVDTLPSAGIVLVHRNSLRAHAEPLRPHPERLLVCLQGDLPPYPQAQIHVVQNPLQADGRYRRLFLPHWPQPGLIPRDPSRRERFDTVAFFGHQDNLAGLGDDWTAALARLGLQWQPRLNRNRWNQSTGIHQRWHDYSDVDVVVAVRSWGWRPQWRTRCFGHKPATKLYNGWLAGVPVIAGLESAYRAERQSPLDYIEVKRPEDCLKALLRLQQETTLRRAMTHNAHRRSQTVRPDAIAHRWLAFFQEVAFPAYARWRTQSDWGRLWLIQRQQLAARWGRLESKLRSRVF from the coding sequence ATGACGCCATCGGTCTATTTTTATCTACCGCAGCGGTTTTGGCCGGATGCCCTGCCGCAGCAGGCGGGCGAAGCCTGGCCAGGCTATGTCGTCGGCATGTACGCTTGGACAATTCAGACCTATCTCTGGTTGCGAGAGCGATTAGCCTGTGAGCTGGTTGATACCCTGCCCTCGGCGGGCATTGTCTTGGTGCATCGCAACAGCCTCAGAGCCCATGCTGAGCCGCTTCGGCCCCATCCTGAGCGGCTGCTGGTGTGTCTGCAGGGGGACCTGCCGCCCTATCCCCAGGCTCAGATTCATGTAGTGCAGAACCCGCTCCAGGCCGATGGGCGCTACCGCCGCCTTTTTTTGCCCCACTGGCCCCAGCCGGGGCTGATACCCCGCGACCCCAGCCGGAGGGAGCGCTTTGATACGGTGGCGTTTTTTGGCCATCAGGATAATCTGGCGGGCCTAGGGGACGACTGGACCGCGGCCCTAGCGAGGCTGGGATTGCAGTGGCAGCCGCGGCTGAACCGCAACCGCTGGAATCAATCGACGGGAATACACCAGCGCTGGCACGACTACAGTGATGTGGATGTGGTGGTGGCCGTACGCAGCTGGGGATGGCGGCCGCAGTGGCGCACCCGCTGCTTTGGTCACAAGCCTGCCACGAAGCTCTATAATGGCTGGCTGGCTGGGGTGCCGGTAATTGCCGGGCTGGAGTCGGCCTACCGGGCCGAACGGCAGAGCCCACTGGACTACATTGAGGTAAAACGCCCTGAGGATTGTCTCAAGGCGCTGCTGCGACTACAGCAGGAGACAACGCTGCGCCGGGCCATGACCCACAATGCCCACAGACGCTCCCAGACCGTCAGGCCAGATGCGATCGCACATCGCTGGCTGGCATTTTTTCAGGAGGTGGCGTTTCCAGCCTATGCCCGCTGGCGCACCCAGTCCGACTGGGGCCGCCTGTGGCTCATTCAGCGGCAGCAACTGGCGGCCAGATGGGGGCGGCTGGAGTCCAAACTGAGATCCCGTGTGTTTTAG
- a CDS encoding RsmB/NOP family class I SAM-dependent RNA methyltransferase, with product MAVPSKLLQKLARRLFQQAPEQAQFIEALVRPQPLPSAILWSRPRPPQLPWSLLPPLPWQPAWVDRLEPGSQPGQHPLHDAGHVYCLDVSSVFAASVIAAITEPRPTVLDLCAAPGGKSLYAWLALQPQRLFCNEVIRKRGRILIANLKRCGAKEALVFNLDPEYFAQQLPQTMDLVLVDAPCSGQSLLAKGSKALGCFHPVTVNKNANRQKRILANAAQTVAPGGYLAYMTCTYSPEENEQVCDWLQQRFPQFQPVPVPHLQPYQSSLSEQPCYRLWPQSGLGAGAFTALFRNTAAAAPFPLAPQFIDHHGRGLR from the coding sequence ATGGCAGTTCCTTCCAAGTTGCTGCAAAAACTAGCCCGTCGCCTCTTCCAGCAAGCCCCTGAGCAGGCCCAATTTATTGAGGCGTTGGTGCGGCCCCAGCCCCTGCCATCGGCAATACTGTGGAGTCGGCCCCGGCCACCGCAACTGCCCTGGTCGCTGTTGCCGCCCTTGCCCTGGCAGCCAGCCTGGGTCGATCGCCTAGAGCCTGGCTCCCAACCAGGACAGCACCCCCTGCATGACGCTGGCCATGTTTATTGTCTCGATGTCTCCTCGGTATTTGCCGCCTCGGTGATCGCCGCCATTACCGAGCCCCGACCCACAGTGCTGGACCTCTGCGCCGCCCCTGGGGGCAAGAGTCTCTATGCCTGGCTGGCGCTGCAGCCGCAGCGATTATTCTGCAATGAGGTGATTCGCAAACGGGGCCGGATCTTGATTGCCAACTTAAAGCGCTGTGGGGCTAAGGAAGCTCTGGTGTTTAACTTGGACCCTGAGTATTTCGCTCAGCAGCTGCCCCAGACCATGGATCTGGTGCTAGTGGATGCCCCTTGCAGTGGCCAGTCTCTGTTGGCGAAGGGCAGTAAGGCCCTGGGTTGCTTTCACCCGGTGACGGTGAATAAGAATGCCAATCGCCAAAAACGCATTCTGGCCAATGCGGCCCAAACCGTAGCCCCAGGGGGCTATTTGGCCTATATGACCTGTACCTATTCCCCGGAGGAAAACGAACAGGTCTGCGACTGGCTGCAGCAGCGGTTTCCCCAGTTTCAACCGGTGCCGGTGCCCCATCTGCAGCCCTACCAGTCTTCCCTGAGCGAGCAGCCTTGCTATCGGCTCTGGCCCCAGTCAGGATTGGGCGCAGGCGCGTTTACGGCCCTCTTTCGCAACACGGCCGCCGCCGCCCCATTCCCCCTGGCCCCACAGTTTATCGACCACCACGGTCGGGGGCTCAGATAG
- the cas2 gene encoding CRISPR-associated endonuclease Cas2: MFYLICYDIVLDRRRNKVAHLLEGYGMRVQKSVFECVLTPDQRDMLQRRLNRYIKPNEDQVRFYPLSPRYRQKVLVLGLQPQREVDDVAFIV, from the coding sequence ATGTTCTACCTCATCTGCTACGACATCGTGCTGGATCGACGACGTAACAAAGTAGCGCACTTGCTAGAAGGCTACGGCATGCGGGTACAGAAATCAGTGTTTGAGTGCGTGCTGACCCCCGACCAGCGGGACATGCTGCAGCGCCGACTCAATCGCTACATCAAGCCTAATGAAGATCAGGTGCGCTTTTATCCCCTATCGCCCCGCTATCGCCAGAAAGTGCTCGTTTTAGGGCTGCAACCCCAACGGGAAGTTGATGATGTGGCCTTTATTGTTTAA
- a CDS encoding HEPN domain-containing protein → MPNRALDWFRQAQRDLSQAEASEQAGRYEWACFAAHQAAEKAVKALHLHQGQQAWGHLVARLLAELPNNHLVPPLLIEQAKVLDNFYIPTRYPDSHAEGSPFEHYGPLQSREALRYAGAILEFVRDGLA, encoded by the coding sequence ATGCCCAATCGAGCCTTAGATTGGTTTCGCCAGGCCCAGCGGGATTTGTCTCAAGCAGAAGCGTCCGAGCAGGCAGGACGTTATGAATGGGCCTGTTTTGCGGCTCATCAAGCGGCGGAAAAGGCCGTCAAAGCCCTACACTTACATCAGGGGCAACAGGCGTGGGGACATTTAGTGGCGCGGCTTTTAGCTGAGTTGCCCAATAATCATTTGGTGCCGCCGCTGTTAATTGAGCAAGCCAAGGTCCTGGACAATTTTTATATCCCCACTCGCTATCCCGATAGTCATGCCGAAGGATCTCCCTTCGAGCACTATGGTCCGCTGCAGAGTCGAGAGGCGTTGCGTTATGCCGGTGCGATCCTTGAATTCGTCCGTGATGGGCTGGCCTAA
- the cas1 gene encoding CRISPR-associated endonuclease Cas1 yields the protein MKLYVEQLATAWHLVQRGSRAAGIDGITVDLFTGIAREQIHQLYRQMRQERYVARPAKGFYLAKQKGGHRLIGIPTVRDRIVQRYLLQSIYPSLENAFSDAVFAYRPGLSIYAAVKRVMERYRYQPTWVIKADIQQFFDQLSWPLLLHQLDQLSLPATWVQWIEQQLKAGIVVSGQFYQPGQGVLPGSILSGALANLYLNDFDRHCLEADIPLVRYGDDCVAVCQSYLEASRSLALMQDWIEGLSLSFHPEKTTIIPPGQAFVFLGHRFRNGTVEGPARQKAEGRRQKAPQPGYGPPQLCSIVKSPRRMLATSTDDYWRDGMTTLYITDQGSYLRVRHQQFQVFHNQELRCSVPASRISHVVLFGCCNVSHGAVRLALQRRIPLLYLSNKGRYFGRLQTTGQAKLEYLTQQVYKAQDPDFVRTQAASIIIGKLHNSRILLLRLNRRRKTEAATQAIATLAELMQTVPSAESVEAMLGREGTGANLYFQAYASLLKGQFEFEKRTRPPTDPVNSLLSLGYTLLSQNVHAMVEGVGLHTHFGNLHKPQANRPSLVCDLVEEFRAIAVDSLVAYLINSNIFSPDDFTPPDARGGVYLHPDAMKRFLKHWEEKLQQSVTHPHSGYKVSYRRCLELQVWEYVACLMGEQPVYRPMQWEG from the coding sequence ATGAAACTGTATGTAGAACAACTGGCTACGGCTTGGCACCTGGTGCAACGGGGCAGCCGGGCCGCCGGAATAGACGGGATCACGGTGGATTTATTTACTGGCATCGCCCGGGAGCAAATCCATCAACTGTATCGGCAGATGCGGCAAGAGCGCTATGTTGCCCGCCCCGCCAAGGGCTTTTACCTGGCCAAACAGAAGGGCGGCCACCGCCTGATCGGTATTCCTACTGTTCGCGATCGCATCGTGCAACGCTATCTGTTGCAGAGCATCTATCCCAGCCTGGAAAACGCCTTCAGCGATGCCGTCTTTGCCTATCGACCCGGTCTCTCCATCTATGCCGCAGTTAAGCGGGTGATGGAGCGTTACCGCTACCAACCGACCTGGGTGATCAAGGCTGACATTCAGCAGTTTTTCGACCAGCTGTCTTGGCCGCTACTGCTGCATCAGCTCGACCAATTGAGCCTACCGGCAACCTGGGTGCAGTGGATCGAGCAACAACTCAAGGCTGGCATTGTCGTGAGCGGGCAGTTTTACCAACCAGGGCAAGGGGTGTTGCCAGGCAGCATCTTGTCGGGCGCCCTGGCCAATCTTTACCTGAACGATTTTGACCGGCACTGCCTGGAAGCCGATATTCCCCTGGTGCGCTACGGCGATGACTGCGTAGCCGTGTGCCAGAGCTACCTGGAGGCCAGCCGCTCCCTGGCCCTGATGCAGGACTGGATTGAAGGTCTCTCCCTCAGCTTTCATCCGGAAAAAACCACCATCATTCCCCCTGGCCAGGCGTTTGTCTTTCTCGGCCATCGCTTCCGTAACGGAACCGTAGAGGGACCAGCAAGGCAGAAGGCTGAGGGCAGAAGGCAGAAAGCGCCCCAACCGGGGTATGGGCCACCCCAGCTGTGCAGCATCGTCAAATCCCCGCGACGAATGTTAGCGACATCAACTGACGACTATTGGAGAGACGGCATGACCACCTTATATATCACCGATCAAGGCTCCTATTTGCGGGTCAGGCATCAGCAATTTCAGGTGTTTCATAACCAGGAGTTGCGCTGCTCGGTACCCGCCAGCCGCATCAGCCATGTGGTGCTGTTTGGCTGTTGCAATGTCTCCCATGGGGCGGTGCGGTTGGCTCTGCAACGACGGATTCCACTGCTGTATTTATCCAACAAGGGCCGTTACTTTGGCCGCTTGCAAACCACGGGGCAGGCCAAGCTGGAGTATCTCACCCAGCAGGTCTACAAGGCCCAAGATCCAGACTTTGTGCGCACCCAGGCCGCCAGCATCATTATCGGCAAATTACACAATTCCCGCATCCTGCTGCTGCGCCTGAATCGCCGCCGCAAGACGGAGGCAGCCACCCAGGCCATTGCAACCCTAGCGGAACTGATGCAAACGGTGCCCAGCGCCGAGTCGGTGGAAGCCATGCTGGGCCGTGAAGGCACGGGGGCCAACCTATATTTTCAAGCCTACGCCTCGCTGCTGAAAGGCCAATTTGAGTTTGAAAAACGCACCCGCCCCCCCACCGACCCGGTTAACAGCCTGCTGAGCCTGGGCTATACGCTGCTGTCGCAAAATGTGCACGCCATGGTGGAAGGGGTAGGTCTGCACACTCACTTTGGCAACCTGCATAAGCCGCAGGCAAATCGGCCCTCGCTGGTATGCGATCTGGTGGAAGAGTTTCGGGCCATTGCCGTGGATTCTCTGGTGGCCTATCTGATCAATTCCAACATCTTTAGCCCAGACGACTTTACTCCACCCGATGCGCGAGGCGGTGTCTATCTTCACCCTGACGCCATGAAGCGGTTTCTCAAGCACTGGGAGGAGAAGCTACAGCAGAGCGTGACCCATCCCCATAGCGGTTACAAGGTCAGCTACCGTCGCTGTCTGGAATTGCAGGTGTGGGAATACGTGGCTTGCCTGATGGGTGAGCAGCCGGTGTATCGGCCTATGCAGTGGGAGGGGTAA
- a CDS encoding ATP-binding protein — translation MTQASDSPVIGTVKGPGDTGNQYIFITADHHQVKIGEFVYYILELGTAQAVLGKIAELRLIAHLPDRLFADTAVNPEAVAALVGFMDPNPEIYEVTVEVIGYFHPALGFINPRITPDPGARVYLADDASLRQAINKKQAGETGAAHVGSLLLRPDGAVPVALDVKELVSTHMAILAGTGSGKSYTAGVLVEELLRPYNRAAVLIFDPHGEYGTLADMRGHPAFTSEDGYCPDVTILTPDDIRIRLSSLDYYDILTLLPTMSDRQQAILNKAFSVLMKHQRGTYRWDVQDLISAVYEADRSTDDEGNEKTGSSAPALEWKLSKLERSDYFHRMQHLAPKDLFQPGQVTVMQMSEISQEEQQVICAAILRQSYQARMNTAKELLTAEDENYLPYPVFILLEESHRFAPAHEPARCKQILRTVLSEGRKFGMGVGLITQRPGKLDSDVLSQCMSQFLMRIVNPVDQESLKYGVEAAGRDLLKELPALTKGQVIISGACVNTPVLCQVRQRLTQHGGETLDAPQAWLSHFQQHRVQARQMEQAPVSQRRSTAETVGGISID, via the coding sequence ATGACCCAGGCATCTGACTCCCCCGTCATTGGCACCGTCAAGGGCCCCGGTGATACCGGCAACCAGTATATTTTCATTACGGCTGACCATCACCAGGTCAAAATTGGCGAATTTGTCTACTACATCCTGGAGTTAGGCACTGCCCAGGCAGTCCTGGGCAAGATTGCTGAATTGCGCCTGATTGCCCACCTGCCAGATCGCCTCTTCGCCGACACAGCAGTGAATCCCGAAGCTGTCGCTGCCCTGGTAGGGTTCATGGACCCCAACCCCGAGATCTATGAAGTCACCGTCGAGGTGATCGGCTATTTTCACCCCGCCCTAGGCTTTATCAACCCCCGCATTACCCCCGATCCCGGGGCCCGTGTCTACCTAGCCGACGACGCCAGCCTGCGCCAGGCGATCAACAAGAAGCAAGCGGGAGAAACGGGAGCGGCCCATGTGGGGTCGCTGCTGCTCCGTCCCGATGGAGCCGTCCCCGTGGCCCTAGATGTGAAAGAGTTGGTCAGTACCCACATGGCCATCCTGGCCGGGACCGGCTCCGGTAAATCCTACACGGCTGGTGTGCTAGTCGAAGAACTGCTGCGCCCCTACAACCGAGCCGCGGTGTTGATCTTCGATCCCCATGGCGAGTATGGCACCCTGGCCGATATGCGCGGGCATCCTGCCTTCACCAGCGAGGATGGCTATTGCCCCGACGTCACCATCCTCACCCCCGACGATATCCGCATTCGCCTGTCTTCCCTCGACTACTACGACATTCTCACCCTGTTGCCCACCATGAGTGATCGGCAGCAGGCCATCCTCAACAAGGCGTTCTCAGTGCTGATGAAGCATCAACGGGGCACCTATCGCTGGGATGTCCAAGATTTAATCTCAGCAGTCTACGAAGCCGACCGCAGCACCGACGACGAAGGCAACGAGAAAACTGGCTCCTCGGCACCAGCCCTAGAGTGGAAACTGAGCAAACTAGAGCGGTCTGACTATTTCCACCGGATGCAACACCTGGCCCCCAAGGACCTGTTTCAGCCGGGGCAGGTGACGGTGATGCAGATGAGCGAAATTAGCCAGGAGGAACAACAGGTCATCTGTGCAGCCATCTTGCGGCAGAGTTACCAAGCCCGCATGAACACCGCCAAAGAACTGCTTACGGCCGAGGATGAGAACTACTTGCCCTACCCTGTCTTTATCTTGCTCGAGGAGTCCCATCGATTTGCCCCAGCCCATGAACCGGCTCGCTGCAAGCAGATTCTGCGCACGGTGCTAAGTGAGGGGCGTAAATTCGGCATGGGGGTGGGCTTGATTACCCAACGCCCCGGCAAACTCGACTCAGACGTCCTCTCCCAGTGCATGAGTCAGTTCCTCATGCGCATCGTCAATCCCGTCGATCAGGAAAGCCTGAAGTATGGTGTGGAGGCAGCCGGGCGAGATCTACTGAAGGAATTGCCCGCCCTGACCAAAGGCCAGGTGATCATCTCAGGGGCTTGCGTCAATACCCCGGTGCTCTGTCAAGTGCGCCAGCGCCTCACCCAACACGGCGGGGAAACCCTGGACGCGCCCCAGGCATGGCTCAGCCATTTCCAACAGCATCGGGTTCAGGCCCGGCAGATGGAGCAGGCACCAGTCTCTCAGCGGCGCTCAACAGCGGAGACCGTGGGCGGCATCAGCATCGACTAG
- a CDS encoding 4'-phosphopantetheinyl transferase family protein: protein MRYMSGWRRRSNANVSWLDAQERWRYERCRFPQHRHEYLVAHALLRSCLSRYGEQPPQDWRFSTNAYGRPEIQVEQGAPPRRFNLSHTEGLVACAITRAAEVGIDVEHGGQPVRAGDLAAIAVANFAPVELAELARLTGIAWRHRFFDVWTLKEAYIKAQGLGGAENYLGNRP from the coding sequence ATGAGGTACATGTCTGGATGGCGGCGACGGAGCAATGCCAATGTTTCGTGGCTAGATGCTCAGGAGCGATGGCGCTACGAACGCTGTCGCTTTCCTCAGCATCGCCATGAATATTTGGTGGCCCATGCCCTACTACGGAGCTGCCTGTCGCGCTACGGGGAGCAGCCCCCCCAGGACTGGCGGTTCTCAACCAATGCCTACGGACGACCAGAAATTCAGGTCGAGCAGGGCGCACCGCCGCGGCGGTTCAATTTGTCCCATACGGAGGGCCTGGTGGCCTGTGCGATTACCCGTGCGGCAGAGGTGGGGATAGATGTGGAGCATGGGGGGCAACCGGTCCGGGCGGGAGATTTAGCGGCCATTGCAGTGGCCAACTTTGCTCCGGTGGAACTGGCAGAGTTAGCGCGACTGACGGGGATAGCCTGGCGCCATCGCTTCTTTGATGTCTGGACGTTGAAGGAAGCGTACATCAAGGCCCAGGGCCTCGGTGGTGCAGAAAACTATTTAGGGAACCGACCATAA
- a CDS encoding nucleotidyltransferase domain-containing protein — protein MGWPNRDQVEAALRRWVGQITQPPTSLQAVGYFGSYARNEAGVGSDLDLVIIVDHSDAPPYMRSHRWNLHHLPVPTEAIVYTQAEWQHLQQSQSRFAQTLATETIWVFPEGVDE, from the coding sequence ATGGGCTGGCCTAATCGTGATCAGGTAGAGGCCGCCCTGCGCCGGTGGGTTGGCCAGATCACCCAACCACCGACGTCGCTCCAGGCGGTGGGTTACTTTGGTTCTTATGCTCGAAATGAGGCTGGGGTAGGCAGTGACCTGGATCTAGTGATCATCGTCGACCACAGCGATGCGCCGCCCTATATGCGATCGCATCGCTGGAACCTCCACCACCTCCCGGTACCCACCGAAGCCATCGTCTACACCCAAGCCGAATGGCAACACTTGCAGCAAAGCCAATCCCGCTTCGCCCAAACCCTAGCCACCGAGACCATTTGGGTCTTTCCTGAGGGAGTGGATGAGTGA
- a CDS encoding cation:proton antiporter, with the protein MEATELPNIFVIGIFLMFGGSAYALARYLKLPRVTLLVLSGLVVGPSVLDLVPDQIVELFPTVAYIALSMIAFRLGETFIDFDLLRQGPATLAVSLGKTIVAAAFVFAAAFWVTQNMVLSLLLAGLAPASAPAATLDVISETQAKGPLTNAIVSVLALDNILGVTLFSIVLVTTETIVGKGEPTREILSGVWDIGGAFLLGMAIGWPMARLAGRLKAGKPSLLEITGFVLLCAGLAYELQVSYLLACIVLGATVAKNRAQPKKNIFLTLEDVSEPFLVIFFLLAGCELNLSALQTLGIIGIAYVVARCLGFVVGGGVASWLVKMEPIVRNNIGWCLFPQAGVALGLAVSTLDIFPEPGKFLVTIIVSTTVVFELFGPSVTRWRLFKAKEAAEAAEAGDLENVPFVQKSK; encoded by the coding sequence ATGGAAGCCACCGAACTACCCAATATTTTCGTCATCGGTATCTTCTTAATGTTTGGCGGTAGTGCCTATGCCCTGGCTCGCTACCTGAAGTTGCCCCGCGTGACACTACTCGTCCTGTCTGGATTGGTAGTGGGGCCATCGGTGCTGGATCTGGTACCCGACCAGATCGTGGAGCTATTTCCAACTGTGGCCTACATTGCCCTGTCCATGATTGCATTTCGCCTCGGCGAAACCTTCATTGACTTTGACCTGCTGAGACAGGGTCCTGCCACACTGGCTGTTTCATTGGGGAAGACCATCGTAGCGGCGGCGTTTGTGTTCGCTGCCGCCTTTTGGGTCACCCAGAACATGGTGCTATCGCTGCTGCTGGCGGGACTCGCCCCAGCCTCGGCCCCGGCTGCCACCCTAGATGTGATCAGTGAAACCCAAGCCAAAGGGCCACTCACGAATGCGATCGTCAGCGTACTCGCCTTGGATAACATTCTGGGGGTCACCCTGTTCAGCATTGTGCTGGTGACCACAGAAACCATCGTTGGCAAAGGTGAACCGACCCGGGAAATTCTGTCGGGGGTGTGGGACATTGGCGGTGCCTTTTTACTAGGTATGGCGATCGGTTGGCCTATGGCCCGTCTGGCAGGACGCTTAAAAGCCGGAAAGCCAAGCCTACTGGAAATCACAGGTTTTGTACTGCTCTGTGCTGGCCTCGCCTATGAACTCCAGGTTTCTTACCTGTTGGCCTGTATTGTGCTAGGGGCAACGGTCGCCAAGAACCGCGCCCAGCCCAAGAAGAATATTTTTCTGACGCTGGAAGACGTCAGCGAACCGTTTCTGGTGATTTTTTTCCTACTGGCGGGCTGTGAGCTGAATCTATCCGCCCTGCAGACGCTCGGCATCATTGGCATTGCCTACGTAGTGGCTCGTTGTTTGGGCTTTGTGGTTGGCGGTGGCGTGGCTTCATGGCTCGTGAAGATGGAGCCGATAGTGCGCAACAATATTGGCTGGTGCCTGTTTCCACAGGCGGGGGTCGCCCTAGGTCTGGCAGTGAGCACTTTGGACATTTTTCCAGAGCCAGGGAAATTTTTGGTCACTATCATCGTGAGTACGACGGTTGTCTTTGAGTTGTTTGGCCCCAGTGTCACTCGCTGGCGACTCTTTAAGGCCAAGGAGGCGGCAGAGGCGGCAGAGGCCGGTGACTTGGAGAATGTCCCCTTCGTGCAAAAGAGTAAGTGA
- a CDS encoding helix-turn-helix domain-containing protein has product MPRSVRVHPDHRQMVALALERNGFLTQGDLAAHLEIALSTVSNFFRGINVSVAKFEEISAALGLEARELIQAQTASQPARTDAGMPMTFYAYDEGWVGRQEVIAELGPQVRGSCRLLMITGIAGVGKTALAERLSLELAGFGAPLRDPFDAQDQTLDFGSFAARLLEKLGQVVTPCDRTAIPQLMARLVQALQHQPRLLLIDSLEELLQGNEQDGWSEFKDEVFLQFFQRVLTAEEFQSRIILTSQELPTQLLSLGTRYQNFWTTHLLTGLSASEQLALFEKTGLDVRPDAAGRSYLVRMGQAYEGHPLALRVIAGEIGSRPFFGDVVAYWNRYGHEIEAVEVVIAAAAAGQAVGAEDKWRLDRFTRTLRRNVRQRLEQTFQRLRQDAKFAYILLCEASVYRCAVPEDWWLSHLDYWDCDQETGGLALDALRDRFLVEEAIESGQYTLRQHNLIRSVSLDHLQRLDEIW; this is encoded by the coding sequence ATGCCTCGTTCCGTTCGTGTCCATCCCGACCATAGGCAGATGGTGGCTCTGGCGCTGGAGCGCAATGGCTTTCTGACTCAGGGGGATTTAGCGGCCCATCTGGAGATCGCCCTATCGACGGTGAGCAACTTCTTTCGCGGGATCAATGTCTCGGTGGCTAAGTTTGAGGAAATTTCAGCGGCCTTGGGCCTGGAGGCCAGGGAGCTGATTCAGGCCCAGACTGCTAGCCAACCTGCGAGAACCGACGCAGGGATGCCGATGACGTTTTATGCCTACGACGAGGGCTGGGTAGGGCGCCAGGAGGTGATTGCTGAGTTAGGTCCTCAGGTCCGGGGGAGTTGTCGCCTACTGATGATTACGGGAATCGCTGGCGTGGGTAAGACCGCCCTGGCAGAACGGCTGTCTCTGGAGTTAGCAGGGTTCGGTGCTCCCCTGCGAGACCCCTTTGATGCCCAGGATCAGACCTTGGATTTTGGCAGCTTCGCGGCTCGGTTATTGGAAAAACTGGGCCAGGTGGTGACGCCATGCGATCGCACAGCCATCCCGCAACTGATGGCGCGTTTAGTGCAAGCCTTACAGCATCAGCCCAGGCTACTTCTGATCGATTCTCTGGAGGAACTGTTGCAAGGCAACGAGCAGGACGGCTGGAGCGAGTTTAAGGATGAGGTCTTTTTACAGTTCTTTCAGCGGGTGCTGACGGCGGAGGAGTTTCAGAGCCGGATTATTCTGACCTCTCAGGAATTGCCGACTCAGCTTTTGAGTCTAGGGACCCGGTATCAAAACTTTTGGACCACTCATTTACTCACGGGACTGTCCGCATCAGAACAACTGGCTCTATTCGAGAAAACCGGGCTGGATGTGCGCCCTGACGCCGCGGGCCGATCCTATCTAGTTCGCATGGGCCAGGCCTATGAGGGACACCCTCTAGCGCTGCGGGTAATCGCCGGGGAGATCGGCAGTCGACCCTTCTTTGGGGATGTGGTGGCCTATTGGAACCGGTATGGCCATGAGATCGAGGCGGTGGAAGTTGTCATTGCTGCAGCGGCGGCCGGTCAAGCCGTGGGAGCCGAGGACAAATGGCGCCTTGATCGCTTCACCCGCACCCTGCGCCGGAATGTGCGACAGCGTCTAGAGCAGACCTTCCAGCGCCTGCGACAGGATGCCAAATTCGCCTACATTTTGCTCTGCGAAGCCTCGGTCTATCGCTGCGCCGTGCCTGAAGACTGGTGGCTGAGCCACCTAGACTATTGGGACTGTGATCAAGAGACAGGGGGGCTGGCACTAGATGCCTTGAGGGATCGCTTTTTAGTAGAAGAAGCCATTGAGTCGGGACAGTACACCCTCAGGCAACATAATTTGATCCGCAGTGTATCTTTAGACCATCTGCAACGATTGGATGAGATATGGTGA
- a CDS encoding SRPBCC family protein, protein MMVQSSSWRQPNNRPGAKAAPTHRPVEISTEQGQGRQRRILASVEIPRPVEQVWHVLTDYEHLADFIPNLARSRQLPHPHGGIRLEQLGTQCFLSIKFCARVVLDMRELFPQELRFSMVEGDFKEFWGAWRLHPLSQADGTGTRLDYELMVLPLATMPIPLIEQHLCRNLRQNLLAICDRTLVCFDPPS, encoded by the coding sequence ATGATGGTTCAATCGTCGTCTTGGCGCCAACCCAATAATCGGCCGGGGGCTAAGGCTGCTCCAACCCATCGCCCTGTAGAGATCTCAACGGAGCAGGGCCAAGGACGGCAGCGACGAATTTTGGCCAGTGTCGAGATTCCTCGGCCGGTAGAGCAGGTGTGGCACGTGTTGACAGACTATGAGCACCTCGCTGACTTTATCCCCAATTTGGCTCGTAGTCGTCAGCTACCCCATCCCCATGGAGGTATTCGCCTCGAGCAACTGGGAACTCAGTGTTTTCTGAGTATTAAGTTTTGCGCCCGGGTGGTACTAGATATGCGAGAGCTGTTTCCCCAAGAATTACGGTTTTCTATGGTGGAAGGGGATTTCAAGGAGTTTTGGGGAGCTTGGCGATTGCACCCACTCTCTCAAGCGGACGGGACGGGGACTCGCCTCGACTATGAGTTGATGGTGTTGCCTTTAGCAACGATGCCCATACCCCTGATTGAGCAGCATCTCTGTCGCAATTTACGGCAAAATTTGCTGGCCATTTGCGATCGCACCCTTGTCTGCTTTGATCCACCATCCTAG